The Takifugu flavidus isolate HTHZ2018 chromosome 17, ASM371156v2, whole genome shotgun sequence genome contains a region encoding:
- the atp6v1ab gene encoding V-type proton ATPase catalytic subunit A → MDMSKLPKIRDEERESQFGYVHGVSGPVVTATAMAGAAMYELVRVGHSELVGEIIRLEGDMATIQVYEETSGVSVGDPVLRTGKPLSVELGPGIMGSIFDGIQRPLKDINDMTQSIYIPRGVNIGALNRDLKWEFNPSKSLRAGSHITGGDIYGMVFENSLIKHKIMLPPRNRGTVTYVAPPGQYDISDVVMELEFEGVKEKFTMVQVWPVRQVRPVTEKLPANHPLLTGQRVLDALFPCVQGGTTAIPGAFGCGKTVISQSLSKYSNSDVIVYVGCGERGNEMSEVLRDFPELTMEVDGKTESIMKRTALVANTSNMPVAAREASIYTGITLSEYFRDMGYNVSMMADSTSRWAEALREISGRLAEMPADSGYPAYLGARLASFYERAGRVKCLGNPEREGSVSIVGAVSPPGGDFSDPVTSATLGIVQVFWGLDKKLAQRKHFPSVNWLISYSKYTRALDEYYDKHFPEFVPLRTKAKEILQEEEDLAEIVQLVGKASLAETDKITLEVAKLIKDDFLQQNGYTPYDRFCPFYKTVGILSNMISFYDMARHAVETTAQSDNKITWAMIREHMGEILYRISSMKFKDPVKDGEAKIKADYAQLVEDMQNAFRTLEE, encoded by the exons ATGGACATGTCCAAGCTGCCCAAGATCAGGGATGAGGAGCGGGAGAGCCAGTTTGGATACGTCCACGGAGTCTCCGGACCAG tggTGACAGCCACGGCCATGGCGGGTGCAGCCATGTACGAGCTGGTGCGCGTCGGCCACAGCGAGCTGGTGGGAGAGATCATCCGGCTGGAGGGGGACATGGCCACCATCCAGGTCTACGAGGAGACGT CTGGCGTGTCCGTGGGTGATCCCGTGCTGCGGACGGGGAAGCCCCTCTCCGTGGAGCTGGGCCCCGGCATCATGGGCTCCATCTTTGACGGCATCCAGAGACCGCTGAAGGACATCAACGACATGACCCAAAGCATCTACATCCCCAGAGGCGTGAACATCGGGGCCCTCAACCGTGACCTGAAGTGGGAGTTTAATCCCAGCAAGAGCCTGCGG GCTGGCAGTCACATCACAGGAGGGGACATCTACGGCATGGTCTTTGAAAACTCTCTTATCAAGCACAAGATCATGCTGCCTCCCAGAAACAGAGGCACGGTGACCTACGTGGCTCCGCCCGGGCAGTATGACATCAGC GATGTAGTGATGGAGCTGGAGTTCGAGGGGGTGAAGGAGAAGTTCACGATGGTGCAGGTGTGGCCTGTCAGGCAAGTGCGACCCGTCACGGAGAAGCTGCCCGCCAATCACCCGCTGCTGACGGGACAGAGGGTGCTGGATGCTCTTTTCCC ATGCGTGCAGGGAGGAACGACGGCCATCCCTGGCGCCTTCGGCTGCGGAAAGACCGTCATCTCTCAGTCCCTTTCCAAGTACTCCAACAGCGACGTCATCGTCTACGTCGGCTGCGGGGAGCGCGGTAACGAGATGTCGGAAGTGCTGCGAGACTTCCCGGAG TTGACCATGGAGGTGGATGGGAAGACCGAGAGCATCATGAAGAGAACGGCACTGGTGGCCAACACGTCCAACATGCCTGTCGCTGCCAGGGAAGCCTCCATCTATACAG GAATCACGTTGTCCGAGTACTTCAGGGACATGGGTTACAACGTGAGTATGATGGCCGACTCCACCTCCCGTTGGGCCGAGGCTCTCAGGGAGATCTCGGGCCGTCTGGCTGAGATGCCTGCTG ACAGTGGCTATCCGGCCTATCTTGGCGCTCGTCTCGCCTCCTTTTATGAGCGTGCAGGAAGGGTCAAGTGTCTCGGCAACCCTGAGAGGGAAGGCAGTGTCAGCATCGTAGGAGC TGTGTCACCTCCTGGTGGAGACTTCTCTGACCCTGTTACATCGGCCACCCTTGGCATTGTACAG GTGTTCTGGGGTTTGGATAAGAAGCTGGCTCAGAGGAAGCACTTCCCTTCCGTAAACTGGCTGATCAGCTACAGCAAGTACACGCGCGCCCTGGATGAGTATTACGACAAACACTTCCCCGAGTTTGTGCCCCTTCGCACCAAGGCCAAGGagatcctgcaggaggaggaggacctggctGAGATCGTGCAGCTTGTCGGAAAG GCTTCACTGGCAGAAACTGATAAAATCACTCTGGAGGTGGCTAAACTGATTAAAGATgacttcctgcagcagaacgGTTACACTCCGTACGACAG GTTCTGTCCTTTCTACAAGACAGTCGGGATTCTGTCCAACATGATCTCTTTCTACGACATGGCGCGACACGCGGTGGAGACCACGGCTCAGAGCGACAACAAAATCACCTGGGCCATGATCCGGGAGCACATGGGAGAGATCCTCTACAGGATCAGCTCGATGAAATTCAAG GACCCGGTGAAGGACGGCGAGGCCAAGATCAAGGCCGACTACGCTCAGCTTGTGGAGGACATGCAGAACGCCTTCCGCACGTTGGAAGAATAG
- the naa50 gene encoding N-alpha-acetyltransferase 50 isoform X1, which yields MKGSRIELGDVTPHNIKQLKRLNQVIFPVSYNDKFYKDVLEVGELAKLAYFNDIPVGAVCCRVDHSQNQKRLYIMTLGCLAPYRRLGIGTKMLNHVLNICEKDGTFDNIYLHVQINNESAIDFYQRFGFQIIETKKNYYKRIEPADAHVLQKSLRSPCAAPSGELQKTE from the exons ATGAAAGG TAGCCGGATCGAGCTGGGGGACGTTACGCCCCACAACATTAAGCAGCTGAAACGCCTGAATCAGGTCATCTTCCCTGTCAGCTACAACGACAAGTTTTACAAAGATGTTTTGGAAGTTGGAGAGCTTGCAAAGCTAG CATACTTCAATGATATTCCAGTGGGTGCTGTGTGCTGCAGAGTGGACCACTCCCAGAACCAGAAGAGGCTGTACATCATGACCCTCGGTTGTCTAGCTCCCTACCGTAGGCTCGGAATTG GTACAAAAATGCTGAATCATGTATTAAACATCTGCGAGAAGGATGGCACTTTTGACAATATTTACCT TCACGTGCAGATCAACAATGAGTCAGCCATCGACTTTTACCAGAGGTTTGGTTTTCAGATCattgaaacaaaaaagaattaTTACAAGAGGATAGAGCCGGCAGACGCCCATGTGTTGCAGAAGAGCCTTCGCAGCCCGTGTGCGGCGCCTAGCGGAGAGCTTCAGAAGACCGAATAG
- the naa50 gene encoding N-alpha-acetyltransferase 50 isoform X2 has translation MKGRIELGDVTPHNIKQLKRLNQVIFPVSYNDKFYKDVLEVGELAKLAYFNDIPVGAVCCRVDHSQNQKRLYIMTLGCLAPYRRLGIGTKMLNHVLNICEKDGTFDNIYLHVQINNESAIDFYQRFGFQIIETKKNYYKRIEPADAHVLQKSLRSPCAAPSGELQKTE, from the exons ATGAAAGG CCGGATCGAGCTGGGGGACGTTACGCCCCACAACATTAAGCAGCTGAAACGCCTGAATCAGGTCATCTTCCCTGTCAGCTACAACGACAAGTTTTACAAAGATGTTTTGGAAGTTGGAGAGCTTGCAAAGCTAG CATACTTCAATGATATTCCAGTGGGTGCTGTGTGCTGCAGAGTGGACCACTCCCAGAACCAGAAGAGGCTGTACATCATGACCCTCGGTTGTCTAGCTCCCTACCGTAGGCTCGGAATTG GTACAAAAATGCTGAATCATGTATTAAACATCTGCGAGAAGGATGGCACTTTTGACAATATTTACCT TCACGTGCAGATCAACAATGAGTCAGCCATCGACTTTTACCAGAGGTTTGGTTTTCAGATCattgaaacaaaaaagaattaTTACAAGAGGATAGAGCCGGCAGACGCCCATGTGTTGCAGAAGAGCCTTCGCAGCCCGTGTGCGGCGCCTAGCGGAGAGCTTCAGAAGACCGAATAG
- the LOC130514151 gene encoding basic helix-loop-helix domain-containing protein USF3 produces the protein MPEMTETQTPGHKPKKKKNKESHNAVERHRKEKINAGINRIGNLLPCSQALKQSKIMILDQAFRYITELKKQNDTMLLEGGDKVQVEEIRRLRRQLEELRRESAHYIELLKAHDINFLEDPTIHWKGKQRCAKVAKVTPTHQLPKGIIVYSNNKVICPAGTDTSPPKHPSESLILQPPSDVGTRLRVNGALLQVESSSSTPALLPSSTIQSASVPLMEQCVLETQSTSSSLPPSVSYITLQIPAVTSAVLQAPQRSNPAPNLTIASTPSSQPTGESCAELASSHKTFANAITAPRQGTSEVCSWVTQGTTRTVSSITVPSSQALLRNGAAGSTQTTWTTLQMAGNTVQPVCQSLLTPEVISTTPAVQQVTVCPIGNKHTVQPFQIQMQPRMPVQQAPITAHLQRPPQILNQTQAQPLIAPQPQCPVLPQAAIVPQPTVVAHPAVVSQPQPAVIQTGSLVTHPPATLVPQPQATVLPLLQSMQVLQVNPAGGAASSGTAAQNANNPSVVILQQGNTCPPQPAVREEITNQTPCQHIVIIQAPNQAATAAPNPPVGIVPAPVPAAVPAAVPAAVPVMSIQIPATSSMAVTPVQSVGGKQLVHILPRPVPPQVNNPLQVTQTSSSPPVHPTPHTITVNGQVFALQPMKTSEKSSPQGGQGTLQLVQPTTTEEPNINVALNSLGALSSLNQSISQGLPITISNQSNDQASPAASSVGQQKTVTSVSVAGTSLTLPVRQLQVPSVNPVRSGLLGTASKPTGRRPSTTLNSKKATTKRTKLTKKKDLNRSQPATTVSVSPVRTAGEIQPVQVTAPQSVLPPIVSVRDVPTASSKAVATPDCSSATVNVTSVEVVQVTSVCSSNETSTPHQSHPSSTDSASAARGYVTVSQANASSVATADTPATLIKAPVSSAAANESKTTVSDTATATDQSVSEVTPATTTMATGTAHSKPAPSGDSKQSKSALIEPFPPSVSIAAPSASRSTVGTSIVTTPTEVSTSQVSQQPSICQFTRSPPPQKPSSQTTTTSAAFATVPLSSSTTAFAAAGSSGTTSTTVSEFKNQMTTHRGSTQQSDVSMPNHSPCSRTDFRTPRPTIGSTTETQVERNLAEKEDLISVASDASSRKDFVLSQQMYTDLNEQTSSRQTDSPMSTGAGGGRGFSVASMLPQGHSISASSSSFGTFTLTTEQEEMLALAMLEHDSPGRRSVGCSGDNTPSPNTTTAAWEPAKSPPVPNSKEMGSTGHQAKMSKTMDVATVKPAVQISARGQGGEGTVAVSMGNRHPQSILYSQSQGLPQVQTQSSAQSSTVTSLSVNNLIRPNSGQQPYPNSPSLPGQQDPSPVGTHISSNTTLSPCAGAAQLNEFTPLKTALMRVQAGSGVGERQAKIISKRQAQDEVMLNNGKRPKPCLSSASAVGHVDVKAPDHSQMMVGQLTRINSESAAPLFSTNSFMSPIARSTDGHCPPQGPPEQNQPGVLHLPQGHPQHAPQPGQHMGGNPYLKQQQQEQQRHHLYHLQHHLTQPDPAQRHSLHQRALQQQEQQQQHAQKKRGLVRGGQSGSAAGLQQKQHHLDKSGVQQQPHSHQQQGQHQQHAQQQQQQQQHQQQPHQQPTQHPQPHHQQPSQTQHQQHQQQQQLQSSHSRHQQHLQQQIQQQQQHFRHQEKSCEAQAGGSRGHHNTHLAQQEHLKPNQDHNVMQRMMNSRTLEQQLISPPSNPVSRSSELACAPSRQERHRVSNYSAEALIGKSSTSGEQQQRMGLHLQAGRGAVQEQPDLRSYLDTSRGKTNIGHGQQNRLPSEHAVSADVQRVSECPPFKAMGGAGPQLGGFESQATRGNEMAPKTVPPSQRGPQGGQQGGFRMGVGPPADGRHRGGYSAAHPGPQAVQVGPPLPREQDGCHQTFMQSLLSPHLPEQSNHQRVQCCPPVSMEYNCVSASSAGDIQTKVSSPSVPQTQKAPVMRLGEGNKSHISQVSSNMHAGPGVRTGLPHPPTPHSSSEPGRPPAPSRVLTAVSQHSRNIGRDSQPAKLRPGERARSGNLRNSNSFDPEGHLPLPSGGGVLLGRPQSRGEARRSTIVRFMAESAPAPGDNNLVPEQHLAQNFGFPFIPEGGMNPPPPINANSTFIPPVSQPSASRTPSLLPVEPQNALPSFYPPYSPAAHPSLPSDVTLQYFPNQMFTSPSADKGSAPPLNNRFGSILSPPRPVGFGQASFPLLPDMPPMPITNSSGITPHISNFSLTSLFPEIATGMPTDGSSMPMSPLLSLSNTSAADSGKQPNRPAHNISHILGHDGSSAV, from the exons ATGCCAGAGATGACTGAAACTCAGACACCTGGTCATAAACCCAA gaagaagaaaaacaaggaatCTCACAATGCAG TTGAGCGACACAGAAAAGAGAAGATCAATGCTGGGATTAACCGCATTGGTAATCTTTTGCCCTGTTCCCAGGCACTTAAACAG AGCAAGATTATGATCTTAGATCAGGCTTTCCGTTACATCACTGAGCTGAAGAAGCAAAATGATACAATGCTTCTCGAAGGAGGCGATAAAGTCCAAG TTGAGGAGATTCGTCGATTACGGCGCCAGTtggaggaactgaggagagagAGTGCACACTACATAGAACTCCTCAAAGCGCATGATATTAACTTCCTAGAGGACCCCACAATTCACTGGAAGGGCAAACAACGCTGTGCAAAGGTGGCAAAAGTGACCCCGACTCACCAACTCCCAAAGGGCATCATTGTTTACTCCAACAATAAGGTAATTTGTCCAGCAGGGACTGATACTAGCCCACCAAAACATCCTTCCGAATCATTGATTCTACAGCCACCTTCGGATGTCGGGACTAGGTTGAGGGTAAATGGAGCTCTTCTGCAAGTTGAATCGTCTTCATCGACGCCTGCACTCCTCCCGAGTAGTACTATCCAATCTGCATCTGTCCCGTTGATGGAGCAGTGCGTGTTGGAAACACAATCtacatcatcttctctgccgcCGTCTGTGTCTTACATCACGCTTCAGATCCCTGCTGTCACCTCAGCTGTGCTTCAGGCACCTCAGCGCTCGAACCCAGCACCAAACCTCACAATAGCATCTACTCCATCCTCACAGCCCACAGGTGAAAGCTGTGCTGAGCTTGCATCCAGCCATAAAACATTTGCTAATGCTATAACCGCACCTAGACAAGGAACTTCAGAAGTGTGCTCTTGGGTGACACAGGGCACCACAAGGACTGTCAGCAGCATTACTGTCCCCAGCAGCCAAGCTCTTCTTAGAAatggagcagcaggcagcacacagacAACCTGGACAACGCTGCAGATGGCAGGAAACACAGTGCAGCCAGTGTGTCAGAGCTTATTGACGCCGGAGGTCATCAGCACCACACCGGCAGTACAGCAGGTGACCGTGTGTCCGATTGGGAACAAACACACTGTTCAGCCTTTTCAGATCCAAATGCAGCCACGTATGCCTGTACAGCAAGCACCTATTACAGCTCACCTTCAGAGACCACCCCAgatcctgaaccagacacaggCTCAGCCTCTTATAGCGCCACAACCACAATGTCCTGTTCTCCCTCAGGCTGCAATAGTTCCCCAGCCGACTGTAGTGGCACACCCCGCCGTGGTGTCGCAGCCCCAGCCTGCTGTGATTCAGACAGGGTCGCTGGTTACACATCCTCCAGCTACCCTAGTGCCCCAGCCACAGGCCACTGTGCTGCCTCTTCTTCAGTCCATGCAGGTGCTTCAGGTCAACCCAGCCGGAGGCGCAGCTTCAAGCGGGACTGCCGCACAGAACGCAAACAACCCAAGTGTAGTCATCCTACAGCAGGGCAATACCTGCCCACCTCAGCCAGCAGTGAGGGAGGAAATAACCAATCAGACGCCTTGTCAGCATATTGTAATTATCCAGGCACCCAATCAGGCTGCAACCGCAGCTCCCAATCCTCCAGTTGGCATAGTGCCGGCGCCCGTGCCCGCAGCAGTGCCCGCTGCAGTTCCAGCTGCAGTGCCTGTAATGTCCATTCAGATCCCCGCAACCAGCTCCATGGCCGTCACTCCAGTACAGAGCGTTGGCGGGAAGCAGCTGGTGCACATTCTCCCGCGCCCCGTTCCACCTCAAGTCAACAATCCTCTTCAAGTTACGCAGACGTCATCTTCTCCACCAGTTCATCCAACTCCACATACCATCACTGTGAATGGCCAGGTTTTTGCCTTGCAACCCATGAAGACCTCTGAAAAATCAAGTCCCCAAGGTGGCCAAGGTACACTTCAGCTGGTCCAACCTACTACAACAGAGGAACCAAATATAAATGTGGCCCTTAACAGTTTAggagccctcagcagtcttaaCCAGAGCATCTCTCAGGGCCTTCCGATTACTATTTCTAACCAGAGTAATGATCAGGCTTCACCGGCCGCATCATCTGTAGGCCAGCAGAAGACCGTGACCTCTGTGTCCGTCGCAGGGACCTCACTCACTCTGCCTGTCCGTCAACTACAGGTCCCGAGTGTAAATCCTGTAAGGTCAGGGCTGCTGGGCACCGCATCAAAGCCTACAGGAAGGAGGCCCAGTACAACTTTAAATTCAAAGAAAGCCACAACTAAAAGGACTAAactaacaaagaaaaaagatctTAATCGGTCTCAGCCTGCCACCACAGTTTCAGTCAGTCCAGTGAGGACCGCAGGGGAAATCCAGCCAGTTCAAGTTACAGCACCTCAGTCTGTCCTGCCCCCCATTGTTTCAGTCAGAGACGTTCCCACGGCTTCCAGCAAAGCTGTCGCTACTCCAGATTGTAGCAGTGCGACTGTAAATGTCACATCTGTAGAAGTCGTTCAGGTAACGAGCGTGTGCAGTTCCAACGAGACATCTACGCCTCATCAGTCCCACCCATCGAGCACAGACTCTGCCTCTGCAGCGCGGGGTTACGTTACAGTTAGTCAGGCTAACGCGAGCTCCGTGGCAACTGCAGATACACCCGCCACCTTGATTAAGGCACCGGTTAGTTCAGCTGCAGCCAATGAAAGCAAAACAACTGTTTCTGACACTGCAACAGCAACGGACCAATCGGTCTCTGAGGTGACACCGGCAACTACTACCATGGCAACCGGCACAGCTCATAGTAAACCTGCACCCAGTGGGGATTCGAAACAGAGCAAATCTGCGCTCATTGAACCCTTTCCACCGTCCGTTTCCATCGCCGCTCCTTCTGCATCTCGGTCTACAGTGGGCACCAGCATTGTCACAACACCCACAGAGGTCTCCACAAGTCAGGTTTCCCAACAACCTTCAATATGCCAGTTTACCCGCTCTCCTCCGCCCCAGAAACCTTCATCTCAGACCACGACGACATCTGCGGCCTTCGCGACAGTGCCGCTTTCATCATCCACAACAGCTTTCGCTGCCGCTGGGAGCTCCGGAACCACTTCAACAACTGTCTCTGAGTTTAAGAACCAAATGACTACACATAGAGGATCAACACAGCAGAGTGATGTAAGCATGCCAAACCACTCTCCCTGTAGTCGAACTGATTTCAGAACGCCCCGACCCACAATTGGGAGTACCACAGAGACGCAGGTGGAGAGAAACCTGGCAGAAAAAGAGGACTTGATATCAGTGGCCTCTGATGCCTCCTCTAGAAAGGATTTTGTGCTATCTCAGCAAATGTACACTGATCTAAATGAGCAAACATctagcagacagacagattctCCTATGTCCACAGGAGCCGGGGGAGGCAGGGGGTTCTCAGTGGCGTCCATGCTTCCGCAAGGACACAGTATTAGTGCATCATCTAGCTCCTTCGGTACATTTACATTAACCACGGAGCAGGAAGAAATGTTGGCTTTGGCCATGCTTGAACATGACAGTCCTGGAAGACGTAGCGTTGGCTGCTCAGGGGACAACACACCTTCACCAAATACCACCACAGCTGCCTGGGAGCCTGCTAAATCTCCACCAGTCCCTAATAGCAAGGAAATGGGCTCAACTGGACATCAGGCAAAAATGAGTAAAACGATGGATGTAGCAACGGTTAAACCTGCTGTTCAGATATCTGCCAGAGGACAGGGCGGAGAGGGGACTGTTGCTGTGTCCATGGGAAACAGACACCCACAAAGTATTCTGTACTCCCAGTCTCAAGGTCTTCCCCAGGTCCAGACTCAGAGCTCAGCCCAAAGCAGCACCGTGACCAGTCTAAGTGTTAACAATCTGATCAGGCCAAACTCTGGGCAGCAACCCTACCCCAACTCTCCCAGTCTGCCTGGCCAGCAGGATCCGTCTCCTGTGGGGACCCACATATCCTCCAACACCACCCTCTCGCCGTGTGCAGGAGCAGCCCAGCTGAATGAGTTCACCCCCTTAAAGACTGCGTTAATGAGGGTCCAGGCTGGAAGCGGCGTCGGTGAAAGACAAGCTAAGATCATTTCTAAGCGGCAAGCTCAAGATGAGGTGATGCTCAATAATGGAAAACGACCCAAGCCTTGTCTCTCATCGGCGTCGGCCGTTGGTCATGTGGACGTAAAGGCACCAGACCACAGCCAGATGATGGTTGGACAACTGACACGTATAAATTCAGAAAGCGCAGCCCCTCTATTCTCCACAAACTCTTTTATGAGTCCAATAGCTCGATCCACAGATGGCCACTGTCCTCCTCAAGGACCTCCCGAACAGAACCAGCCAGGCGTGCTTCATCTACCCCAGGGTCATCCACAGCATGCCCCCCAGCCTGGTCAGCACATGGGAGGAAACCCATActtgaaacagcagcagcaagagcaaCAGAGGCACCATCTCTATCATCTGCAGCACCATCTGACGCAGCCCGACCCGGCTCAGCGCCACTCATTGCACCAGAGGGCGCTTcagcagcaagagcagcagcagcaacacgcgCAAAAGAAACGGGGCCTCGTCCGAGGCGGCCAGAGCGGTTCGGCCGCCGGCctgcaacaaaagcagcacCATTTGGACAAGTCTGGagttcagcagcagccgcacTCGCACCAACAACAAGGGCAGCATCAACAGcacgcgcagcagcagcagcagcagcagcagcaccaacagcagccgCATCAGCAGCCGACGCAACACCCGCAGCCTCATCACCAACAGCCGTCGCAAACGCAGCAtcagcaacaccaacagcagcagcagctgcagagctctcactccagacaccagcagcatctgcagcagcaaattcaacagcagcagcagcactttagaCACCAAGAGAAGAGCTGTGAAGCCCAGGCAGGAGGATCCAGGggccaccacaacacacacctggcACAGCAGGAACACCTGAAG ccaaATCAGGACCATAACGTTATGCAGAGGATGATGAACTCCCGaacactggagcagcagctcatctcgCCTCCCAGTAACCCCGTGTCACGGTCTTCTGAACTCGCCTGTGCTCCCTCGCGTCAGGAGCGCCACCGTGTTTCCAATTACTCCGCGGAGGCGCTCATCGGCAAAAGCTCGACGAGCGGGGAGCAGCAACAGCGCATGGGTCTCCACCTTCAGGCTGGCCGGGGGGCAGTGCAGGAACAGCCAGACCTCCGCAGTTACCTGGACACGTCACGAGGGAAGACAAATATTGGACACGGCCAGCAGAACCGTCTGCCTTCTGAACACGCGGTGTCAGCGGATGTCCAGCGCGTGTCGGAGTGCCCGCCGTTCAAGGCCATGGGAGGCGCAGGACCTCAGCTCGGCGGATTTGAGTCCCAGGCAACTCGTGGGAACGAAATGGCCCCGAAAACTGTGCCTCCTTCCCAGAGGGGGCCTCAAGGTGGACAGCAGGGAGGCTTCAGAATGGGTGTCGGCCCTCCGGCTGATGGTAGGCACCGTGGCGGCTACAGCGCTGCTCATCCCGGTCCACAGGCAGTGCAGGTTGGACCGCCACTCCCCCGAGAGCAGGACGGTTGTCACCAGACTTTTATGCAAAGCTTACTTTCCCCCCATCTGCCTGAGCAAAGCAACCACCAGCGGGTGCAGTGCTGTCCCCCTGTCAGCATGGAGTACAACTGTGTGTCAGCAAGCTCAGCGGGAGACATCCAGACCAAGGTGTCCAGCCCCAGCGTGCCTCAGACACAGAAGGCTCCGGTGATGAGGCTGGGAGAGGGCAACAAGAGCCATATTTCTCAGGTCAGCAGTAATATGCACGCAGGCCCAGGTGTGCGCACGGGTCTCCCTCACCCTCCAACcccacacagcagctctgaaccgGGTCGCCCCCCAGCTCCCTCCAGAGTGCTCACCGCTGTCAGCCAGCACTCGAGGAACATCGGCAGAGACAGCCAGCCCGCCAAGCTGAGACCCGGAGAGCGGGCTCGATCCGGGAACCTGAGAAACAGCAACTCCTTCGACCCCGAAGGCCACCTGCCTCTCCCCTCTGGAGGAGGGGTCCTGCTGGGTCGACCGCAATCTCGAGGAGAAGCGCGACGCAGCACCATCGTCCGCTTTATGGCAGAGAGCGCTCCGGCTCCCGGCGACAACAACCTGGTTCCAGAGCAGCACCTTGCGCAAAACTTTGGTTTTCCCTTCATTCCCGAGGGAGGTATGAATCCACCCCCTCCCATCAATGCGAACTCCACTTTCATACCACCAGTCAGCCAGCCCAGCGCCTCCCGCACGCCCTCGCTCCTTCCAGTAGAACCCCAGAACGCTCTTCCGTCGTTCTACCCTCCCTATTCTCCCGCTGCACACCCCAGCCTTCCCAGTGACGTCACCCTCCAGTACTTTCCCAACCAAATGTTTACCAGCCCAAGTGCCGACAAGGGCAGCGCTCCTCCGCTCAATAACCGCTTCGGTTCTATTCTCTCCCCACCTCGCCCTGTGGGTTTTGGCCAGGCCAGCTTCCCCTTACTGCCAGACATGCCTCCTATGCCCATCACCAACTCATCTGGCATCACGCCTCACATATCTAACTTCAGCCTCACCTCGCTGTTCCCCGAGATCGCCACGGGCATGCCCACCGACGGCTCGTCCATGCCCATGTCCCCGCTCCTGTCCCTCTCCAACACCTCGGCTGCCGACTCTGGCAAGCAGCCCAATCGTCCCGCGCACAACATCAGCCACATCCTGGGCCACGACGGCAGCTCCGCTGTCTAA